The Musa acuminata AAA Group cultivar baxijiao chromosome BXJ1-3, Cavendish_Baxijiao_AAA, whole genome shotgun sequence genome window below encodes:
- the LOC135619982 gene encoding ribulose-1,5 bisphosphate carboxylase/oxygenase large subunit N-methyltransferase, chloroplastic-like isoform X1, which yields MAQIFCRVLGSAQFPQVSWPPPRPAADSSSSSAHVVRCRIRCSVSATSSNALTGSDARVVPWGCEIESLESASALQRWLSASGLPPQKLEIQRVDVGERGLVALNNIRKGEKLLFVPPSLVITADSEWSCPEVGNVLKKNSVPDWPLLATYLLSEASLMSSSRWNRYISALPRQPYSLLYWTPSELDTYLVASQIRARAIERITNVIGTYNDLKLRIFSKHPELFPEEVFNIDSFLWSFGILFSRLVRLPSMNGKVALVPWADMLNHSPQVETFLDYDKSSQGIFFMTDQSYQPGEQVFISYGKKSNGELLLSYGFVPKEGTNPNDSVELSLSLNKSDKCYKEKLEALRKHGLSTPQRFPLQITGWPVEMMAYSYLVVSPPNMSQHFEEMAAASSNGTALKMGIKNPELEEKALQFILDCCESSISKYTKFLEGGGTPDSGTFSAKQANRKSLLKKMATDLCTSERRILYRTQYILRRRLRDMRSGELRALTLFNGFRKLFKQ from the exons ATGGCGCAAATCTTCTGTCGAGTCTTGGGCAGTGCCCAATTCCCTCAGGTTTCGTGGCCTCCGCCTCGGCCCGCTGccgattcctcctcctcctccgctcacGTCGTCCGCTGCCGGATCCGATGTTCCGTCTCCGCCACGTCGAGCAATGCCCTCACTGGCTCCGACGCCCGAGTCGTCCCCTGGGGCTGCGAGATCGAGTCCCTGGAGAGCGCCTCCGCGCTGCAGCGGTGGTTGTCGGCGTCCGGTCTCCCCCCTCAGAAGTTGGAGATACAGCGGGTGGATGTCGGTGAGAGGGGCCTCGTCGCACTCAATAACATCCGCAAGGGGGAGAAGCTCCTCTTCGTGCCGCCCTCGCTCGTTATTACGGCCGACTCG GAATGGAGCTGTCCAGAAGTGGGAAATGTGCTGAAGAAAAATTCCGTACCAGATTGGCCATTGCTTGCCACCTACCTGCTAAGTGAAGCGAGTCTCATGAGCTCTTCAAGATGGAATAGATATATCTCAGCGTTGCCTAGGCAGCCTTACTCACTTTTGTACTG GACACCTTCAGAACTAGACACATATTTGGTTGCTTCACAAATAAGAGCAAGAGCAATTGAACGGATTACCAATGTCATAGGAAC GTATAATGATTTAAAACTAAGGATATTTTCTAAGCATCCTGAGTTGTTTCCAGAGGAG GTTTTCAACATTGATTCATTTCTGTGGTCCTTTGGCATTCTTTTCTCACGGTTG GTTCGTTTGCCCTCGATGAATGGAAAAGTGGCATTAGTTCCTTGGGCTGACATGCTTAACCATAGTCCACAG GTGGAGACATTCTTGGACTATGACAAATCATCACAGGGAATATTTTTTATGACTGACCAGTCATATCAACCAGGTGAGCAG GTTTTTATATCCTATGGCAAGAAATCCAATGGAGAGCTATTGCTGTCATATGGTTTTGTCCCAAAAGAGGGTACAAACCCAAATGATTCGGTTGAGTTATCATTGAGTCTAAATAAATCTGACAAATGCTACAAGGAGAAACTGGAAGCACTAAGAAAGCATGGTTTGTCAAC GCCTCAGAGGTTCCCTTTGCAGATTACTGGTTGGCCAGTGGAGATGATGGCATACTCCTACCTTGTTGTCAGCCCGCCAAATATGAGCCAACACTTTGAAGAG ATGGCTGCTGCTTCATCAAATGGGACTGCATTGAAGATGGGAATAAAGAATCCGGAGTTGGAAGAGAAAGCTCTTCAGTTCATTTTGGATTGCTGTGAATCAAGCATATCTAAGTACACCAAATTCTTAGAG GGTGGTGGTACACCTGATTCAGGCACATTCAGTGCAAAGCAAGCCAACCGGAAATCACTTTTGAAAAAGATGGCAACAGATCTATGCACTAGCGAGCGGAGAATTCTATATCGAACACAATAT ATACTGCGGAGGCGGCTGAGGGACATGAGGAGTGGCGAACTAAGGGCACTAACATTATTCAACGGGTTCAGAAAGCTCTTCAAACAGTAA
- the LOC135619982 gene encoding ribulose-1,5 bisphosphate carboxylase/oxygenase large subunit N-methyltransferase, chloroplastic-like isoform X2, translating to MAASISRLAGPCHHAKTRCSISMRQLYYYLEGREWSCPEVGNVLKKNSVPDWPLLATYLLSEASLMSSSRWNRYISALPRQPYSLLYWTPSELDTYLVASQIRARAIERITNVIGTYNDLKLRIFSKHPELFPEEVFNIDSFLWSFGILFSRLVRLPSMNGKVALVPWADMLNHSPQVETFLDYDKSSQGIFFMTDQSYQPGEQVFISYGKKSNGELLLSYGFVPKEGTNPNDSVELSLSLNKSDKCYKEKLEALRKHGLSTPQRFPLQITGWPVEMMAYSYLVVSPPNMSQHFEEMAAASSNGTALKMGIKNPELEEKALQFILDCCESSISKYTKFLEGGGTPDSGTFSAKQANRKSLLKKMATDLCTSERRILYRTQYILRRRLRDMRSGELRALTLFNGFRKLFKQ from the exons ATGGCAGCCAGCATTTCGAGGCTGGCGGGCCCATGTCATCATGCAAAGACAAGGTGCAGCATATCCATGAggcaattatattattatttggaAGGCAGA GAATGGAGCTGTCCAGAAGTGGGAAATGTGCTGAAGAAAAATTCCGTACCAGATTGGCCATTGCTTGCCACCTACCTGCTAAGTGAAGCGAGTCTCATGAGCTCTTCAAGATGGAATAGATATATCTCAGCGTTGCCTAGGCAGCCTTACTCACTTTTGTACTG GACACCTTCAGAACTAGACACATATTTGGTTGCTTCACAAATAAGAGCAAGAGCAATTGAACGGATTACCAATGTCATAGGAAC GTATAATGATTTAAAACTAAGGATATTTTCTAAGCATCCTGAGTTGTTTCCAGAGGAG GTTTTCAACATTGATTCATTTCTGTGGTCCTTTGGCATTCTTTTCTCACGGTTG GTTCGTTTGCCCTCGATGAATGGAAAAGTGGCATTAGTTCCTTGGGCTGACATGCTTAACCATAGTCCACAG GTGGAGACATTCTTGGACTATGACAAATCATCACAGGGAATATTTTTTATGACTGACCAGTCATATCAACCAGGTGAGCAG GTTTTTATATCCTATGGCAAGAAATCCAATGGAGAGCTATTGCTGTCATATGGTTTTGTCCCAAAAGAGGGTACAAACCCAAATGATTCGGTTGAGTTATCATTGAGTCTAAATAAATCTGACAAATGCTACAAGGAGAAACTGGAAGCACTAAGAAAGCATGGTTTGTCAAC GCCTCAGAGGTTCCCTTTGCAGATTACTGGTTGGCCAGTGGAGATGATGGCATACTCCTACCTTGTTGTCAGCCCGCCAAATATGAGCCAACACTTTGAAGAG ATGGCTGCTGCTTCATCAAATGGGACTGCATTGAAGATGGGAATAAAGAATCCGGAGTTGGAAGAGAAAGCTCTTCAGTTCATTTTGGATTGCTGTGAATCAAGCATATCTAAGTACACCAAATTCTTAGAG GGTGGTGGTACACCTGATTCAGGCACATTCAGTGCAAAGCAAGCCAACCGGAAATCACTTTTGAAAAAGATGGCAACAGATCTATGCACTAGCGAGCGGAGAATTCTATATCGAACACAATAT ATACTGCGGAGGCGGCTGAGGGACATGAGGAGTGGCGAACTAAGGGCACTAACATTATTCAACGGGTTCAGAAAGCTCTTCAAACAGTAA
- the LOC135619989 gene encoding probable E3 ubiquitin-protein ligase XERICO: protein MGLSSLPTPSESVLTLVLVNTAITVAILKELLRSVLHLLRLRVPPSPPPPAEGGPESSITDRFRSRSRPITFGSALGRRRAQADRLVDCRVCLARFEPESVVNRLPCGHLFHRACLETWLDYHHATCPLCRTHVLEGEDAAVSPSSVIASSWTWF from the coding sequence ATGGGGCTGTCGAGCCTGCCGACCCCATCCGAGAGCGTGCTCACCCTCGTTCTCGTCAACACCGCTATCACCGTTGCCATCCTCAAGGAGCTCCTCCGCTCCGTACTCCACCTCCTCCGCCTCCGCGTGCCGCCGTCTCCTCCTCCGCCGGCCGAGGGGGGGCCCGAGTCCAGCATCACCGACCGATTCCGCAGCCGGTCCAGGCCGATCACGTTCGGCTCGGCCCTGGGGCGGAGGCGTGCGCAGGCCGATCGGCTCGTGGACTGCCGTGTCTGTCTCGCCCGGTTCGAGCCGGAGTCCGTGGTGAACCGGCTCCCCTGCGGACACCTCTTCCACAGAGCCTGCCTGGAGACGTGGCTCGACTACCACCACGCCACGTGTCCTCTATGTCGCACCCACGTCCTCGAGGGCGAGGACGCCGCCGTCTCGCCCTCCTCCGTCATTGCTTCCTCTTGGACATGGTTTTAG
- the LOC135636085 gene encoding LOW QUALITY PROTEIN: disease resistance protein PIK6-NP-like (The sequence of the model RefSeq protein was modified relative to this genomic sequence to represent the inferred CDS: inserted 2 bases in 1 codon), whose translation MDEIESMTSLLRVLSSGQDHDELVKTWMKQVREMAYVAEDSIDVFRYRLGRQSSGIMEDDSINFHQAMKDSNSDKWIEAMNQESINFLTDTVRLLRRLKARHDVATDLQKLKLRAYHVSERRARYFLESGGATSAPNSSDPLHSVPLGEVRPKRMGGDELPGWLMDAKQPQLQVGVVPPMTLLVLGDLALHLDKTGVEQCLDNLGEDKRYLVVLDDIPINSAWDCLKDALPDKRNGSRIIMITADEAVAGAWFSHNYHSVSEEGGLVGVKPQRDDLIERITKEGQDQFGVIAIVGFGGLGKTTLAMQVFESLKVTGSHFHAYAWIAVSQSYKVEVLLRSIIRQLSISVVEQLLDKMREEDLRRTIIGHLQDKRYLIVLDDTWEISAWDSFKAALPYNRSGSRIIVTTRNKTVAHTCCSHNSFCNHIHEVQPLSTRQSMKLFCNSLWQICXCPGNLIKLTEDILRKCDGLPLAIVTIAGALAANPKKTPDEWRKLHDHLGIELETNDSLKNINRVLLLSYNDLPYLLKPCFLYLSIFTEDYEIDRKRLVRRWIAEGLVNGRRGMSDEEVAEGYFNELIDRSLIQPSKIDVVGKVKTCRVHDIMLEVIVSMSVEENFVTVLSEHSTMIPHNKVRRLAQQGESTIKDDLYLSQIRSLTTFGNVIPLHDYGKMRLLRVLDLQECRSLRHVHLKNIGKLFLLNFLSLRNSRCIKKLPGSIGGLSNLQFLDVRETDIQKLPRAVVKLQRLAYLRGSWFYGGLMLPKGIRKMKGLQNLGVITGTDGAVLREIGELTQLKKLSVEFKSRYKRGSRFHGCRSVVDNYDLPKLRRELSTSLQKINSSLRSLTLTDRSDRVIRSLNDLDPAPLLLGKLHLNGPILTLPAWFPKLDQIAKINLRNTYLDPDVIQVLKDLPGLVQLKLGPRSFQFWREEESEQQPETLHFGREGFTALRIFQTGSLNVSFEDGAQPTKLELLRSDPISSSRGK comes from the exons ATGGACGAGATAGAAAGCATGACTTCTTTGCTGAGAGTTCTGTCCTCCGGGCAAGATCATGATGAGCTAGTGAAGACATGGATGAAGCAAGTtcgagagatggcttacgtcgcTGAGGATTCCATTGATGTGTTCAGATATCGTCTTGGGAGAC AAAGTAGTGGTATAATGGAAGATGATTCAATCAACTTCCATCAAGCCATGAAGGATTCTAATTCGGATAAGTGGATtgaagcaatgaatcaaga ATCCATAAACTTCCTCACTGACACTGTTCGCCTGCTGAGGAGATTGAAAGCTCGTCATGACGTTGCCACTGACCTCCAGAAACTAAAGCTCCGAGCTTACCATGTGAGTGAGAGGCGGGCACGCTACTTTCTGGAAAGTGGAGGTGCAACAAGCGCTCCCAACTCTTCTGACCCGCTGCACTCTGTTCCTCTGGGAGAAGTTCGACCCAAGAGGATGGGTGGGGATGAGCTCCCTGGGTGGCTAATGGATGCGAAGCAGCCTCAGCTTCAGGTTGGGGTAGTTCCCCCGATGACATTGCTG GTTCTCGGGGATCTGGCGTTGCATTTGGATAAAACGGGAGTGGAGCAATGTCTGGATAACCTGGGAGAG GATAAGAGGTATTTAGTTGTCCTAGATGATATACCGATCAATTCTGCCTGGGACTGCCTCAAAGATGCATTACCCGATAAAAGGAATGGGAGTAGGATCATAATGATAACCGCTGATGAGGCGGTGGCCGGCGCTTGGTTTTCCCATAACTATCATTCTGTGTCGGAGGAAGGTGGGCTCGTCGGTGTCAAGCCGCAGAGGGACGATCTCATCGAACGGATTACGAAGGAGGGCCAGGACCAGTTTGGTGTAATTGCAATCGTAGGTTTCGGTGGCCTTGGCAAGACGACTCTAGCCATGCAAGTCTTCGAGAGCCTGAAGGTAACCGGTAGCCACTTTCATGCCTATGCTTGGATTGCCGTGTCACAATCTTACAAGGTGGAGGTGCTTCTGCGAAGCATCATTCGACAACTCTCCATCAGC GTCGTGGAGCAACTTCTAGATAAGATGCGAGAGGAAGATCTGAGAAGGACGATCATAGGCCATCTCCAGGACAAGAGGTATTTGATTGTTCTTGATGATACATGGGAAATTAGTGCCTGGGATAGCTTCAAAGCTGCATTACCTTATAATAGAAGTGGTAGTAGGATCATAGTCACAACTCGAAATAAGACTGTGGCACACACTTGCTGTTCTCATAACAGCTTTTGTAATCACATCCATGAAGTCCAACCTCTCTCCACTCGGCAGTCCATGAAGCTGTTTTGCAACAGTCTTTGGCAGATCTG ATGCCCTGGAAATTTGATAAAGCTCACGGAAGACATACTGAGAAAATGTGATGGACTACCACTGGCCATCGTCACAATAGCTGGCGCGCTGGCTGCCAATCCCAAAAAGACGCCGGACGAGTGGCGGAAGTTGCACGACCACCTTGGTATCGAGTTGGAAACCAATGATAGTCTAAAGAATATAAATCGTGTACTTCTTTTGAGTTACAATGACTTACCTTATCTTCTCAAGCCTTGCTTCTTGTACCTCAGTATTTTCACTGAAGATTATGAGATCGATCGAAAGCGTTTGGTGAGGAGATGGATAGCCGAAGGACTGGTCAATGGAAGGCGTGGCATGTCCGATGAGGAAGTTGCGGAGGGTTACTTCAACGAGCTAATCGACCGCAGCTTGATCCAACCATCAAAGATTGATGTTGTTGGAAAGGTGAAAACTTGTCGGGTGCATGATATAATGCTGGAGGTCATAGTTTCCATGTCCGTGGAGGAGAACTTCGTAACGGTGCTGAGTGAGCATTCTACGATGATCCCCCACAATAAGGTCAGGCGCTTAGCACAACAAGGAGAAAGCACCATCAAAGATGATCTCTACCTATCTCAGATCCGATCGCTCACAACATTTGGTAACGTGATACCTTTGCATGACTATGGGAAGATGAGGCTGCTCAGAGTGTTGGACTTGCAAGAATGTAGGAGCCTTCGTCACGTTCACCTCAAGAATATCGGCAAGTTGTTTCTTTTGAACTTCCTATCTCTGCGAAACAGTAGATGCATCAAGAAGCTTCCGGGTTCTATCGGCGGCCTGTCGAACCTCCAATTTCTGGACGTCAGAGAAACCGATATACAAAAGTTACCTAGAGCAGTTGTGAAGCTCCAGAGACTGGCATATCTTCGTGGCAGCTGGTTTTATGGCGGTTTGATGTTACCCAAAGGAATAAGGAAGATGAAGGGACTACAGAACTTAGGAGTGATAACTGGTACCGACGGAGCTGTGCTGCGGGAGATTGGTGAACTTACCCAACTGAAGAAGCTAAGTGTTGAGTTCAAATCAAGATACAAGCGGGGAAGTAGATTTCATGGTTGCAGATCGGTTGTAGATAATTATGATCTTCCAAAACTTAGGAGGGAGCTATCCACATCGCTTCAGAAAATTAACAGCTCCCTTCGATCTTTGACACTTACCGACCGAAGTGATCGAGTAATTAGATCCTTAAATGACCTCGATCCAGCACCCTTACTCCTCGGGAAACTACATCTCAATGGTCCTATACTAACTCTACCTGCTTGGTTCCCGAAACTGGATCAGATCGCCAAGATAAATCTGAGGAACACGTATCTTGACCCGGATGTTATCCAAGTCCTAAAAGATCTTCCTGGACTGGTCCAGTTGAAACTTGGACCTCGTTCATTCCAATTCTGGAGGGAAGAAGAATCAGAACAACAACCGGAAACATTGCATTTCGGTCGTGAAGGATTCACGGCCCTCAGGATATTCCAAACTGGTTCTTTGAATGTGAGTTTCGAAGATGGGGCACAGCCAACAAAACTGGAACTACTGAGAtcggacccgataagttcttcgagagggaaatga